In a single window of the Flavivirga spongiicola genome:
- the murI gene encoding glutamate racemase has translation MSIQPIGIFDSGIGGTSIWKEIHALLPNEDTIYLADSFNAPYGQKGKGTIINLSIKNTEYLINKGCKLIVVACNTATTNAIDYLRSTYNMPFIGIEPAIKPAALQTKSNAIGILATKGTLSSALFSKTSDMFASNINVIEQIGEGIVELIESGKLQSDEMKRLLEVYLKPMIDAHIDYLVLGCTHYPYLISLLAELLPDHVKIIDSGEAVARQTKAILKKNNLLNIETSNNKNCFYTNGNPRIMQSLLDSKFVVEYLDF, from the coding sequence ATGAGTATACAACCTATTGGTATTTTCGATTCTGGTATTGGTGGCACTTCAATATGGAAGGAAATTCATGCGCTTTTGCCTAATGAGGACACCATCTATCTGGCCGATAGTTTTAATGCTCCCTATGGTCAAAAGGGGAAGGGAACCATTATTAATTTAAGTATTAAAAATACTGAGTATTTAATTAATAAAGGTTGTAAACTTATTGTTGTAGCTTGTAATACAGCAACCACAAATGCGATAGACTACCTTCGAAGTACTTACAACATGCCATTTATTGGGATTGAACCTGCCATAAAACCTGCAGCATTGCAGACCAAAAGCAACGCTATTGGTATTTTAGCAACAAAAGGTACTTTAAGTAGTGCATTATTTTCTAAAACATCTGATATGTTTGCCAGTAACATAAATGTTATTGAGCAAATTGGTGAAGGTATTGTAGAACTTATAGAAAGTGGTAAATTACAATCTGACGAAATGAAAAGACTTTTAGAAGTTTATCTAAAACCAATGATTGATGCCCATATAGACTATTTAGTTTTAGGGTGTACACACTACCCCTATTTAATATCTTTATTGGCTGAATTACTCCCTGATCATGTTAAAATCATCGATTCTGGTGAGGCCGTTGCGAGGCAAACAAAAGCTATCTTGAAGAAAAACAACTTATTAAATATAGAAACTTCAAATAACAAAAACTGTTTTTATACGAATGGGAATCCAAGAATTATGCAATCACTTTTAGATTCTAAATTTGTTGTTGAATATTTAGATTTTTAA
- a CDS encoding OmpH family outer membrane protein yields the protein MKQFKTLLLATALCIGTISFTQAQSKVAHINTQELIAAMPEAKTAQAELETLGKTYQTDMQAMATEYQNTVKQFDAEASTKTDEENQKRYAELQEKQQRIQQFQTDARQDLAKKEAELFKPIQEKAFAAINKVSKALGYEYVLERTTLIVADGKDILDDVKKELGI from the coding sequence ATGAAACAATTTAAAACTCTTTTATTAGCAACTGCATTATGCATTGGAACTATAAGTTTTACACAAGCCCAAAGCAAAGTTGCACATATAAATACTCAAGAATTAATAGCAGCAATGCCCGAAGCTAAAACAGCACAAGCTGAGCTTGAAACTCTAGGGAAAACATATCAAACCGATATGCAAGCTATGGCTACAGAGTATCAAAATACAGTAAAGCAATTTGATGCCGAAGCTAGCACAAAAACGGATGAAGAAAACCAAAAGAGATATGCTGAACTTCAAGAAAAACAACAACGTATTCAGCAATTTCAAACAGATGCAAGACAAGATTTAGCAAAAAAAGAAGCTGAATTATTTAAACCTATCCAAGAAAAAGCTTTTGCAGCAATAAACAAAGTTTCTAAAGCTCTGGGATATGAGTATGTTTTAGAAAGAACAACGTTAATTGTAGCTGACGGAAAAGATATTTTAGACGATGTTAAAAAAGAATTGGGTATATAA
- a CDS encoding OmpH family outer membrane protein: protein MKNKVLFLLTLVFMISLSMHAQRGVRVAYIDTEYILENVPEYQEATAQLNQKADKWKNEISVKLGTIEQKRKDLSNEKALLTKELIDEREEDIAFEEKEIFDYQQKRFGPNGDLFIQKKQLMQPIQDQIFAAVQDMAASRKYDFIFDKSSDAVMLFSAKRFDLSDQILRSITRSSKRKQAQSKAERKAAEKEELVPEINYELEERQKALEDKKAERESAIEKRRQEILADREAKKKEAEARRKKILEDRKKAKQAKLDARNKTTKADDSKESETSKPDTETVEGETKTKAQLIEENRQKKLKERAARKKALEERKKKILEDRQKTKDSI from the coding sequence ATGAAAAATAAAGTTCTTTTTTTACTGACATTAGTTTTTATGATAAGCTTATCAATGCATGCACAACGTGGTGTAAGAGTTGCTTATATAGATACTGAATATATTTTAGAGAATGTTCCGGAATACCAGGAAGCTACTGCTCAATTAAATCAAAAAGCAGACAAATGGAAAAACGAAATTAGTGTTAAACTGGGAACTATTGAACAAAAACGAAAAGATCTAAGTAATGAAAAAGCACTTTTAACAAAAGAGCTTATTGATGAAAGAGAAGAGGATATTGCTTTTGAAGAAAAAGAAATTTTTGATTATCAACAAAAACGTTTTGGTCCTAATGGCGATTTGTTTATTCAAAAAAAACAATTAATGCAGCCTATTCAAGATCAAATTTTTGCAGCAGTTCAAGATATGGCCGCAAGCAGAAAATACGATTTCATTTTTGATAAATCGTCTGATGCAGTCATGTTGTTTTCGGCAAAACGATTTGATTTAAGTGATCAAATACTAAGAAGTATAACAAGATCATCAAAACGTAAACAAGCACAATCTAAAGCAGAACGTAAAGCAGCTGAAAAAGAGGAATTAGTTCCAGAAATTAATTACGAATTGGAAGAACGCCAAAAAGCATTAGAAGATAAAAAAGCGGAACGAGAAAGTGCAATTGAAAAAAGAAGACAAGAAATTTTAGCCGACCGTGAAGCCAAGAAAAAAGAAGCTGAAGCCAGACGTAAAAAGATACTAGAAGATCGCAAAAAAGCAAAACAAGCGAAGTTAGATGCCAGAAACAAAACAACAAAAGCAGATGATTCTAAAGAAAGTGAAACATCAAAACCTGATACAGAAACAGTAGAAGGAGAAACAAAAACTAAAGCGCAGCTTATTGAAGAGAATAGACAAAAAAAATTAAAAGAAAGAGCCGCTAGAAAAAAAGCCTTAGAAGAAAGAAAGAAAAAAATATTAGAAGATCGTCAAAAGACAAAAGACAGTATTTAA
- the bamA gene encoding outer membrane protein assembly factor BamA, with product MKLLLNIKKENDDLGKQVNNLANISFLATHIKHFTILLLFVSSFNIQGQELLYQDGKKYTLGGITVSGNSSFSEQTIVTYSGLRKGKEITIPGEDISTAIKKLWNSKLFSDIEVYVTKIEDDVAFLEIRLSDLPQLNELKINGVKKSKKEKIIEENKLKKGTKVTENLITTTKNFLVNKYKKEGYLNSKIHINTIDVKDSIKVARVNMVLNIDKGEKVKIKDIVFNGNDVLSDKKLRKSMKSTKKINRLRIFKRSKFIDSAYQADLSNVIEKYKENGYRDARILSDSLIINDDKTISLQINVKEGELYTFGDITFIGNTVYTNEELSRILRIKKGDTYNGVLLQERIQDDSSPDAQDIANQYQNFGYLFSTISPVEVSADNNVIDMEIRIIEGKPAYFNSVTIVGNDKTNDHVIYREIRTRPGQLYRKANVVRTVRELGQLGFFDAQEISPNFNNPNPNEGTIDMEYSVKETGSSQIELQGGYGGGGFIGTLGLSFNNFSIKDIFKKDAYKPIPMGDGQKLALRLQASRFYQTYSFSFSEPWLGGRRPVQFSSSLSHTKQFLYNPATRNADKSRSFNITGITFGLAKRLSVPDDFFTLSQAISYQRYDLNNYNTGLFTFGDGYSNNLSYTIGLSRNNTSVDPIFPTAGSSFSVTAKLSIPYSLFNGVDYDALKDERDTNLNIRNDVNSSTADRENAQAKIAEIDQERYKWLEFYKVSFKGDWYTQIVKDLVLKPSVEFGFLGAYDNARGVIPFERFFVGGDGLGNYSLDGRESIQLRGYPNQSLSDQDGGTIYNKFSLELRYPITLKASAKIYALGFLEGGASYNNFRDYNPFSIKRSAGLGIRIFMPAFGLLGIDFGRRFDDIPGQAGSKNNWETHFIIGQQF from the coding sequence ATGAAGCTATTATTGAATATCAAAAAAGAGAACGACGATTTGGGAAAACAAGTGAACAACTTAGCTAATATTTCATTTTTGGCAACACATATAAAGCACTTCACAATACTATTGCTTTTTGTAAGCAGCTTTAATATTCAAGGACAGGAATTACTATATCAAGATGGTAAAAAGTATACTTTAGGAGGCATTACTGTTTCTGGGAATAGCTCATTTAGCGAACAAACAATAGTTACTTATTCTGGTTTAAGAAAAGGAAAGGAAATAACCATTCCTGGGGAAGATATTAGTACAGCTATTAAGAAACTTTGGAACTCAAAATTATTTAGTGATATAGAAGTTTATGTTACTAAAATAGAAGATGATGTTGCTTTTTTAGAAATAAGACTATCCGATTTACCTCAACTTAACGAATTAAAAATAAATGGTGTAAAAAAATCTAAAAAAGAAAAAATAATTGAAGAGAATAAATTAAAAAAGGGAACCAAAGTAACTGAAAATCTGATAACCACAACTAAAAACTTTTTAGTTAACAAATACAAAAAAGAAGGTTATTTAAACTCTAAAATACATATTAATACTATAGATGTAAAAGATTCTATTAAAGTAGCACGTGTTAATATGGTGCTTAACATTGATAAGGGCGAAAAAGTTAAAATTAAAGACATTGTTTTTAATGGCAACGACGTTTTAAGTGATAAAAAGCTTAGAAAAAGTATGAAAAGTACTAAAAAAATAAACCGCCTAAGAATTTTTAAACGCTCAAAATTTATTGATTCAGCTTATCAGGCAGATTTATCTAATGTCATAGAAAAATACAAAGAAAACGGTTATAGAGATGCCCGTATTCTATCCGATAGCTTAATAATTAACGATGACAAAACGATCTCTCTTCAAATAAATGTAAAAGAAGGAGAATTATACACTTTTGGAGATATCACCTTTATTGGTAATACCGTTTACACTAATGAGGAGTTATCTAGAATACTTCGTATTAAGAAAGGCGATACATACAACGGTGTTTTATTACAGGAACGCATTCAAGATGACTCTTCACCTGACGCTCAGGATATAGCAAATCAATATCAAAATTTCGGTTACTTATTTTCTACTATAAGTCCGGTGGAGGTAAGTGCAGATAATAATGTTATTGACATGGAAATAAGGATAATTGAGGGAAAACCAGCTTATTTCAATAGCGTCACAATTGTAGGTAATGACAAAACAAACGACCATGTTATTTATCGAGAAATTAGAACGCGCCCAGGGCAATTATACAGAAAAGCTAATGTAGTACGTACGGTTAGAGAACTTGGTCAATTAGGGTTTTTCGATGCTCAAGAAATCTCACCAAACTTTAATAACCCAAACCCAAACGAGGGTACAATAGACATGGAATATTCTGTTAAAGAAACAGGATCCAGTCAAATCGAATTACAAGGTGGTTACGGAGGAGGTGGCTTTATAGGTACACTTGGATTATCTTTTAATAATTTTTCAATAAAAGATATCTTTAAAAAAGATGCTTATAAACCAATACCGATGGGTGATGGACAAAAATTAGCTTTACGCTTACAAGCAAGTCGTTTTTACCAAACTTATAGTTTTTCATTTTCTGAGCCATGGCTAGGTGGTAGAAGACCTGTTCAGTTTTCATCATCATTATCACATACTAAGCAATTTTTGTATAATCCGGCAACAAGAAATGCAGATAAAAGCAGAAGCTTTAACATTACTGGAATTACGTTTGGTTTAGCAAAACGTTTATCTGTTCCAGATGATTTTTTCACCTTATCGCAAGCCATCAGTTATCAACGTTATGATTTGAATAATTACAACACAGGCTTATTTACTTTTGGTGATGGCTACTCAAACAATTTATCATACACTATTGGTCTAAGTAGAAATAATACCAGTGTAGACCCTATTTTCCCGACAGCAGGATCAAGTTTTAGTGTAACCGCTAAATTATCAATTCCTTACTCCTTATTTAATGGAGTAGATTATGATGCTCTTAAAGATGAGCGAGACACTAATCTTAATATAAGAAATGATGTTAATAGTAGTACCGCAGATAGAGAAAATGCGCAAGCAAAAATTGCAGAAATAGATCAAGAACGTTATAAATGGTTGGAGTTTTATAAAGTAAGCTTTAAAGGTGATTGGTATACTCAAATCGTAAAAGATTTAGTTTTAAAACCAAGTGTAGAATTTGGTTTTTTAGGGGCTTACGATAATGCCAGAGGCGTTATTCCTTTCGAACGTTTCTTTGTTGGTGGTGATGGATTAGGAAACTACAGTTTAGACGGCAGAGAGTCTATCCAATTACGTGGCTATCCAAATCAATCATTGTCTGATCAAGATGGGGGAACTATTTATAATAAATTTTCTTTAGAACTTCGCTACCCTATAACATTAAAAGCATCTGCAAAAATTTATGCTTTAGGCTTTTTAGAAGGTGGGGCTTCATATAATAACTTTAGAGATTACAATCCATTTAGCATCAAGCGATCTGCGGGTCTAGGTATTCGTATTTTTATGCCTGCATTTGGGTTATTAGGGATTGATTTTGGTCGTCGTTTCGATGACATACCAGGTCAAGCTGGTAGTAAAAATAATTGGGAAACTCACTTTATTATTGGACAGCAGTTTTAG
- a CDS encoding isoprenyl transferase: MNLKESIENKRLPKHIAIIMDGNGRWAKQQGMIRAFGHENGTKSVRRTVEASAELGVENLTLYAFSTENWNRPKLEVQTLMKLLVSSLKKEIKTLQDNNIKLMAIGNLNTLPKKVYKELHDVIDNTKHNERMTLTLALSYGSREEILNTVKEISIKVKNNIISPENIDELIINEHLYTHNLPDVDLLIRTSGEQRISNFLLWQIAYAELYFTNVLWPDFTKQHLYEAIIEYQKRERRFGKTSEQLS, encoded by the coding sequence ATGAATTTAAAAGAAAGCATAGAAAACAAAAGATTACCAAAGCACATTGCTATTATAATGGATGGCAATGGACGTTGGGCAAAACAACAAGGTATGATACGTGCTTTTGGTCATGAAAATGGCACAAAATCTGTGCGAAGAACTGTTGAAGCCTCTGCAGAACTTGGCGTTGAAAACTTGACACTTTACGCTTTTTCTACTGAAAATTGGAACAGACCAAAATTAGAAGTTCAAACTCTAATGAAGCTTTTAGTGTCTTCTTTAAAAAAAGAAATAAAAACGCTTCAAGATAATAACATAAAGCTTATGGCTATTGGGAATTTGAATACGCTTCCTAAAAAAGTTTATAAAGAGCTTCATGATGTTATTGATAATACAAAGCATAATGAAAGAATGACTCTAACCCTTGCACTAAGCTATGGTTCTAGAGAAGAAATACTAAACACTGTTAAAGAAATTAGTATTAAAGTTAAAAATAATATAATTTCGCCCGAAAATATTGATGAATTAATTATAAATGAGCATCTTTACACGCATAATTTGCCAGATGTAGATTTGCTTATTAGAACGAGTGGGGAGCAGCGCATAAGCAACTTTTTGCTTTGGCAAATAGCATACGCAGAATTATATTTCACAAATGTATTGTGGCCAGATTTCACAAAACAGCATTTGTATGAAGCTATTATTGAATATCAAAAAAGAGAACGACGATTTGGGAAAACAAGTGAACAACTTAGCTAA
- the porG gene encoding type IX secretion system protein PorG has translation MRHLTIVILSILSIHFSYSQINEVGFFVGGSNFIGDVGATDYISPNQLAFGGIYKWNRSKRHSYRASVIFSELKGMDTKSDDPRRIQRGYDFSSNIMEISLGIELTFLDFDLHSGQKIATPYLYTGISTAKHDNHYFLNGVQTPENTSSWAYGIPMVLGFKASFIDNIIIGIEVGARYTFSDALDGSLPNNQSRQQYRLGNINNNDWYMFSGLTLTYTFGENPCYCPGN, from the coding sequence ATGAGGCATTTAACCATAGTGATATTAAGCATTTTAAGCATTCATTTTAGCTACTCTCAAATTAACGAAGTAGGTTTTTTTGTGGGAGGAAGTAATTTTATTGGAGATGTAGGCGCTACCGACTATATTTCACCAAATCAATTAGCCTTTGGTGGCATTTATAAATGGAACAGAAGTAAAAGACATTCTTATAGAGCGTCAGTCATTTTTAGTGAACTAAAAGGTATGGATACAAAATCTGACGATCCAAGGCGTATTCAAAGAGGTTATGATTTTTCAAGTAATATTATGGAAATTTCATTGGGAATAGAATTAACATTTCTAGATTTTGATTTACATTCTGGACAAAAAATTGCTACACCATACCTATACACAGGTATAAGCACAGCCAAACATGACAATCATTATTTTTTAAATGGTGTGCAAACTCCCGAAAACACATCAAGTTGGGCATATGGTATTCCTATGGTACTAGGTTTTAAAGCTTCTTTTATAGACAATATTATTATAGGCATAGAAGTAGGAGCCCGTTATACATTTTCTGATGCACTTGACGGAAGTCTTCCAAATAATCAATCTAGACAACAATACAGATTAGGTAATATAAATAATAACGACTGGTATATGTTTTCAGGTTTAACCTTAACATATACATTTGGAGAAAACCCTTGTTACTGCCCAGGCAATTAA
- a CDS encoding NAD kinase, which translates to MKVAIFGRFYNKTTTTSVERLFNYLLKKDIDAYIETEFFNIILNESPNIKDFASFKTFDTLDKSFDFLVSVGGDGTILRAITFVKDIDIPIIGINTGRLGFLATIQVDAIEHAIQNIIDGHYKISERSLLSVETTPENENITALNFALNEIAVSRKNTTSMITVETHLDGEYLTSYWSDGLIISTPTGSTGYSLSCGGPVITPGTNSFVITPIAPHNLSARPLIIPDSTEIQLKVDGREENHLVSLDSRIATLDNGTIIKIKKADFKIKMIDLLDESFLDTLRKKLLWGEDKRN; encoded by the coding sequence ATGAAGGTTGCTATTTTTGGACGATTCTACAATAAAACCACAACAACTTCTGTAGAAAGACTGTTTAATTACTTATTAAAAAAAGACATTGACGCCTATATTGAAACAGAGTTTTTTAATATTATACTTAATGAATCTCCTAATATAAAAGACTTTGCTTCATTTAAAACATTTGATACATTAGATAAATCTTTTGATTTCCTTGTAAGTGTCGGAGGTGACGGTACCATTTTAAGAGCAATTACTTTTGTAAAAGATATTGATATCCCTATAATTGGCATCAATACAGGTCGTTTAGGTTTTTTAGCAACTATACAAGTAGATGCTATCGAGCATGCTATTCAAAACATAATTGACGGTCATTATAAAATATCGGAGCGTAGTTTACTTTCAGTAGAAACCACTCCAGAAAACGAAAATATAACAGCACTAAATTTTGCCTTAAATGAAATAGCTGTAAGTAGAAAAAACACGACCTCCATGATTACTGTTGAAACACATTTAGATGGTGAGTATCTTACATCTTATTGGAGTGATGGCTTAATAATTTCTACTCCAACAGGCTCAACAGGTTACTCTTTAAGTTGTGGTGGCCCTGTAATTACACCTGGTACAAATAGTTTTGTTATCACACCAATTGCACCACATAATCTAAGTGCGCGTCCGCTAATAATTCCAGATTCAACAGAAATACAACTAAAGGTTGATGGACGGGAGGAAAATCATTTAGTGTCTTTAGACTCCAGAATTGCGACATTAGATAATGGTACCATAATCAAAATTAAAAAAGCAGACTTTAAAATTAAAATGATTGATCTATTAGATGAAAGTTTTTTAGATACACTCAGAAAAAAACTTCTTTGGGGAGAAGACAAACGCAATTAA
- a CDS encoding CBS domain-containing protein, with product MKLSGYIINDIKPLNSTSKISELQLLFNQLTYSHIPIKDENGIFLGTFFETDAHCFEGDKLVSEYLYSIEDFFVRDSTLWLDVLEAFAQNSANIMPVLDKKNNYLGYYELNDIISLFNESPFFFEAGGVLVVEKGINDYSFSEISQIVESNNGKLLGAFVSKVKNDVVQVTIKIGSTGLNEIIQTFRRYSYNIVSGHEEDSYIESLKDRSDYLNKYLNM from the coding sequence ATGAAACTTTCAGGATATATTATAAATGACATAAAACCATTAAATAGCACTAGTAAAATAAGTGAGTTGCAATTACTATTTAATCAACTAACCTATTCTCATATTCCTATTAAAGATGAGAACGGCATTTTTTTGGGAACTTTTTTTGAAACGGATGCGCATTGCTTTGAAGGCGACAAGCTTGTTAGTGAATATCTTTATTCTATTGAAGATTTTTTCGTGAGAGATAGTACACTCTGGTTAGATGTCTTGGAGGCTTTTGCTCAAAACTCCGCTAATATTATGCCTGTTTTAGATAAAAAAAACAATTATTTAGGTTATTATGAACTTAATGATATTATTAGTCTTTTTAATGAATCGCCTTTCTTTTTTGAAGCCGGAGGCGTTTTAGTCGTCGAAAAAGGAATTAATGATTACTCATTTAGTGAGATAAGCCAAATAGTAGAATCTAATAACGGTAAACTTTTAGGAGCTTTTGTTTCAAAAGTAAAAAATGACGTTGTGCAGGTCACCATTAAAATAGGTAGCACTGGGCTTAATGAAATCATTCAAACTTTCCGTAGATATAGTTATAATATTGTATCCGGACATGAAGAAGATAGCTATATTGAAAGCCTTAAAGATCGTTCGGATTATTTGAATAAATACTTAAATATGTAA
- a CDS encoding pyridoxine 5'-phosphate synthase — protein MTKLSVNINKIATLRNSRGGDVPNVVQFAKDVQRFGAEGVTVHPRPDERHIRYQDARDLKPEIYTEYNIEGNPVDSFVELVLNVKPTQVTLVPDAVDAITSNAGWDTIKHNHFLVDVIKEFQQNGIRTSIFVDPVLEQIEGAKATGTDRIELYTEAFAHQYSLGNKEAIKPYVDSSVLANSLGLGINAGHDLSLDNIAFFNKNIPDLLEVSIGHALIAESLYLGVENVIQMYLHKLKALS, from the coding sequence ATGACAAAGTTAAGTGTAAATATTAATAAGATCGCCACTTTAAGGAATTCCAGAGGCGGTGATGTGCCAAATGTGGTTCAGTTTGCAAAAGATGTACAACGATTTGGTGCCGAAGGAGTAACGGTACACCCTAGGCCAGATGAACGCCATATACGTTATCAAGATGCACGCGATTTAAAACCAGAGATTTATACAGAGTATAATATTGAAGGGAATCCTGTAGATTCTTTTGTGGAATTAGTTTTAAATGTAAAGCCAACACAGGTTACATTGGTACCAGATGCTGTTGATGCTATTACTAGTAATGCGGGTTGGGATACTATAAAACATAACCATTTTTTAGTTGATGTTATTAAGGAGTTTCAGCAAAACGGGATAAGAACTTCTATTTTTGTAGATCCTGTTCTAGAACAAATTGAAGGTGCTAAAGCAACTGGAACTGATAGAATTGAATTATATACAGAAGCTTTTGCGCATCAATACAGTTTAGGAAATAAAGAGGCTATAAAACCTTATGTTGATAGCTCCGTATTGGCAAATAGTTTAGGTCTGGGCATTAATGCAGGACACGATCTGTCGTTAGACAATATTGCGTTTTTTAACAAGAATATTCCTGATTTATTAGAGGTTTCTATAGGGCATGCTTTAATAGCAGAGAGTTTGTATTTAGGTGTAGAGAATGTGATTCAGATGTATCTGCATAAGCTAAAGGCCCTATCTTAA
- a CDS encoding alpha/beta fold hydrolase: MILHSNIIGEGQPFVILHGFLGMSDNWKTLGRQFSAHHFQVHLVDQRNHGRSFWDDHFNYEVLAEDLKHYCDAHNLTNIILLGHSMGGKTAMLFATQYPEIVSKLIVADISPRFYPIHHDAILEGLGALDFDAIKSRGDADKLLSDYVSDLGTRQFLLKNLYWIEKGKLALRINLEVLKEEVGEVGEALPTYSKFEKSTLFLRGDRSEYIGVEDEMVISNHFNKVEIITISNSGHWLHAENPKDFFETVVQFVV; encoded by the coding sequence ATGATATTACATTCAAATATAATAGGGGAAGGTCAGCCGTTTGTAATTCTTCATGGCTTTTTAGGAATGAGTGACAACTGGAAAACACTTGGACGCCAATTTAGCGCGCACCATTTTCAAGTTCATTTGGTAGACCAGCGTAATCATGGACGTAGTTTTTGGGATGATCATTTTAATTACGAAGTACTTGCTGAAGATTTAAAGCATTATTGTGATGCTCATAATCTTACTAATATTATATTATTGGGGCACTCTATGGGTGGAAAAACGGCTATGCTATTTGCAACACAATACCCAGAAATAGTTTCGAAATTAATTGTAGCAGATATTTCTCCGCGATTTTATCCGATTCACCATGATGCTATTTTGGAAGGTTTAGGCGCGTTAGATTTTGATGCCATTAAAAGTAGAGGAGATGCAGATAAGTTGTTAAGTGATTATGTGTCTGATTTAGGAACCCGTCAATTTTTACTGAAAAACCTATACTGGATTGAAAAAGGCAAATTAGCGCTACGTATAAATTTGGAAGTTTTAAAAGAAGAAGTTGGAGAGGTAGGGGAAGCGTTACCAACCTATTCCAAGTTTGAAAAGAGTACTTTGTTTTTACGTGGGGATAGATCTGAATATATAGGCGTAGAAGATGAAATGGTGATTTCTAATCATTTTAATAAAGTTGAAATTATTACTATTTCTAATTCAGGACACTGGTTGCATGCCGAAAACCCGAAAGACTTTTTTGAAACTGTTGTACAGTTCGTGGTATAA
- a CDS encoding phage holin family protein, with amino-acid sequence MKLITKLLLNAIAVFVIAYFLKGVHVDGYLTAIIVAIVLSVLNLFVKPVLVILTLPITIVTLGLFLLIINALIILFADKLIDGFSVSSIWIAILFSILLSFLQSILHSLLKDDKK; translated from the coding sequence ATGAAACTCATAACCAAACTTCTATTAAACGCCATAGCTGTGTTTGTTATAGCATATTTTTTAAAAGGTGTACATGTAGATGGCTATCTCACAGCTATTATTGTAGCTATTGTACTATCGGTATTGAATCTATTTGTGAAACCGGTTTTAGTTATTTTAACTTTACCAATAACCATAGTTACTTTAGGCTTGTTTCTATTAATAATTAATGCTCTAATTATTTTATTTGCCGATAAATTGATTGATGGTTTTTCGGTAAGTAGCATTTGGATTGCGATTTTGTTTAGTATACTACTTTCCTTTTTGCAATCGATACTTCATTCGCTTTTAAAAGACGATAAAAAATAG